A window of Methylothermaceae bacteria B42 contains these coding sequences:
- a CDS encoding GDP-mannose dehydrogenase, with product MDISIIGLGYVGAVCSACMAKNGHSVIGVDVNQTKLDLINQGKSPIVEKDLEEYIQTAVEQGRLKATSDIKSAVLESDISIICVGTPSYSNGSLDLDYVHKVCEEVGSAIAQKNQRHIIVMRSTVLPGTAYDLAIPTLEKTSGLKVDEGFGYVSNPEFLRESTAIYDFFNPPKTVIGASSPQDGEQIASLYRDLPAPIIQVDIPTAEMVKYTDNAWHAVKITFANEIGNLAKEQGIDGQKVMEIFCMDQKLNLSPYYLRPGFAFGGSCLPKDVRAINYKAMHLDLKTPLLNSLLYSNADQIRRAYQMIKATRRRKIGLLGLSFKAGTDDLRESPLVELAEMLIGKGFDLLVYDRNVHLASLTGANRDYILNHIPHISNLLRENIEEVIGHADVLVVGHNTDEIKDKLEPLIRQDSHHIIDLARITDKTSSGKYQGICW from the coding sequence ATGGATATCAGTATCATAGGATTAGGTTATGTAGGTGCGGTATGTTCCGCCTGTATGGCCAAAAATGGCCATTCCGTCATTGGCGTGGATGTCAATCAAACCAAACTCGATTTAATCAACCAAGGCAAATCGCCTATTGTCGAAAAAGATCTGGAGGAATATATCCAGACGGCTGTCGAACAGGGCCGTTTGAAAGCCACGTCTGACATTAAAAGCGCCGTTCTCGAATCAGACATTTCCATCATTTGCGTTGGCACCCCCAGTTATTCTAACGGCAGCCTTGATCTGGATTATGTGCATAAAGTATGTGAAGAAGTTGGTAGCGCCATAGCGCAAAAAAATCAGCGCCATATTATAGTCATGCGCAGCACCGTTCTACCTGGCACAGCCTACGATCTAGCCATACCCACGCTGGAAAAAACTTCGGGCTTAAAGGTGGACGAGGGGTTTGGCTATGTTTCCAACCCGGAATTTCTCCGGGAAAGCACCGCGATTTATGATTTTTTCAACCCGCCCAAAACCGTCATTGGCGCTTCTTCACCACAAGATGGGGAGCAAATCGCATCCCTTTACAGGGATCTTCCTGCCCCCATTATCCAGGTCGACATACCTACGGCGGAGATGGTCAAATATACGGATAACGCATGGCATGCGGTAAAAATTACCTTTGCCAACGAAATCGGCAATCTGGCCAAGGAACAAGGTATTGACGGTCAAAAGGTCATGGAGATCTTTTGCATGGATCAAAAACTCAATTTGTCCCCCTATTATTTAAGGCCGGGATTTGCCTTTGGCGGTTCTTGCCTGCCCAAGGATGTGCGGGCCATCAATTATAAGGCCATGCATTTGGACCTGAAAACCCCTTTGCTCAACTCTCTGCTCTATAGCAATGCCGACCAAATCCGACGCGCTTACCAAATGATAAAAGCCACCCGACGCCGGAAAATTGGCCTATTGGGCCTCAGTTTTAAAGCTGGTACTGATGATCTGCGGGAAAGCCCTCTGGTGGAACTGGCGGAAATGCTGATCGGAAAAGGGTTCGACCTGCTTGTCTATGATCGTAATGTCCATCTCGCCTCCCTCACGGGTGCGAACCGGGATTACATTCTCAATCACATCCCCCATATTTCCAATTTGTTGCGGGAAAATATCGAAGAAGTCATTGGTCATGCCGATGTTTTAGTGGTAGGACACAACACGGATGAAATTAAAGATAAACTCGAGCCCTTGATTCGCCAAGATTCTCACCACATCATTGATTTGGCGAGAATCACAGACAAAACCAGCTCAGGAAAATATCAAGGCATCTGTTGGTAA
- a CDS encoding acyltransferase, which yields MNEFIAAAIQMTSSDDLADNLRTANRLICEAANKGAKLVLLPENFAFMGREDHDKLALAEPDGLGPIQTFLADCARHHQLWLVGGSVPLQSHNPEKIRAACLIYDTQGRRVARYDKVHLFDVDVPGSDESYRESDTIEAGDRPVLLNTPFGKLGLTICYDLRFPEYIRLLAKKGLEILLVPAAFTARTGAAHWEVLLRARAIENQCYVIAANQGGIHANGRETYGHSMIIDPWGKVLARLAQTPGVCTANIDLQHLERVRNTFPALQHCRF from the coding sequence ATGAATGAATTTATCGCCGCTGCCATACAAATGACCTCAAGCGATGATTTGGCGGACAATTTGCGCACCGCCAACCGACTCATCTGCGAAGCCGCCAATAAGGGGGCAAAATTAGTGCTGTTACCGGAAAATTTCGCCTTTATGGGCCGTGAAGACCATGACAAACTCGCCTTGGCCGAGCCCGATGGTCTAGGGCCTATTCAGACTTTCCTCGCCGATTGCGCCCGTCACCACCAGCTTTGGCTGGTAGGCGGCAGCGTGCCCCTGCAAAGCCACAACCCTGAAAAAATCCGTGCCGCTTGTTTGATCTATGATACCCAAGGACGGCGAGTGGCCCGCTACGACAAAGTCCATTTGTTCGATGTGGATGTGCCAGGCAGCGATGAAAGTTACCGGGAATCCGATACTATTGAAGCAGGCGACAGGCCCGTGCTTTTAAATACGCCCTTCGGCAAATTGGGTCTGACTATTTGTTACGACCTGCGTTTTCCAGAATACATTCGATTGCTGGCGAAAAAAGGCCTGGAAATCCTGTTGGTCCCGGCCGCTTTCACCGCCCGAACCGGCGCCGCCCATTGGGAGGTTTTGCTGCGCGCTCGTGCTATTGAGAATCAATGTTATGTGATTGCCGCCAATCAGGGGGGCATCCATGCCAATGGCCGGGAAACCTATGGTCACAGCATGATCATCGACCCTTGGGGTAAAGTGCTGGCCCGGTTGGCACAGACTCCGGGCGTATGCACCGCCAACATCGATCTCCAGCACCTCGAGCGGGTACGAAACACCTTTCCCGCACTGCAACACTGCCGCTTCTAG
- a CDS encoding ribonuclease G (involved in the processing of the 5'end of 16S rRNA), with protein MSDEILINVTPPETRVALVENGILQEIFIERTCKRGLVGNIYKGQVCRVLPGMQAAFVDIGLDRAAFLHYSDLTQNLQKNEQNGNIEALLHEGQEIMVQVSKDPLGSKGARLTMEVSVPSRYQVYMPFSPISGISQRIECENERERLKACIDAFREEHECGGYIARTAAEGADEFVLRADMLFLLKLWNAIQERYTEAPIRSLVHEDLPLAIRALRDLYRGKVEKIRIDSREAYHHLVRFAEEFIPEVAPLIELYTGERPLFDIYSIEDEIQKALQRKVQLKSGGHLVFDQTEAMTTIDVNTGAFVGGRNLEETIFKTNMEAAQTIARQLRLRNLGGIIIIDFIDMQDEEHRKQVLKALEKSLEKDHAKNTISEVSILGLVEMTRKRTRESLEHILCEPCPSCGGRGVLKTAETTCLEIFREIIREVRLYEVQSLLVLASNEVVERLLDEEATTLAELEKFLKIRIRFRAEPQYNQEQYDVVLL; from the coding sequence ATGAGCGATGAAATCCTGATTAATGTAACACCGCCCGAAACCCGGGTCGCGTTGGTGGAAAACGGGATACTTCAGGAAATTTTCATCGAAAGAACTTGCAAACGGGGGCTGGTGGGAAATATTTATAAGGGCCAGGTATGCCGGGTGCTACCGGGCATGCAGGCAGCCTTTGTGGATATCGGACTGGACCGCGCCGCTTTTCTCCATTATTCCGACCTGACCCAAAATCTCCAAAAAAACGAACAAAACGGGAACATTGAAGCGCTGCTCCACGAAGGCCAGGAAATCATGGTGCAGGTAAGCAAAGATCCTCTCGGGAGCAAGGGAGCGCGCTTGACCATGGAAGTCTCCGTTCCTTCCCGCTACCAGGTATATATGCCTTTTTCCCCGATTTCCGGCATTTCTCAACGCATCGAATGCGAGAACGAAAGGGAACGCCTCAAAGCCTGCATCGACGCATTCCGGGAAGAACACGAATGCGGCGGCTACATTGCCCGCACCGCCGCCGAAGGCGCCGATGAGTTCGTCCTGCGGGCGGACATGCTGTTTCTGCTCAAACTTTGGAATGCCATTCAGGAACGTTACACCGAAGCCCCCATCCGCAGCCTGGTGCATGAAGACCTGCCCCTGGCAATCCGCGCGCTACGGGATCTGTACCGGGGCAAGGTAGAAAAAATCCGTATCGACTCCCGCGAAGCCTATCATCACCTGGTGCGTTTCGCCGAAGAGTTCATCCCGGAAGTTGCTCCCTTGATTGAACTGTATACAGGCGAGCGGCCCTTGTTCGACATTTACAGTATCGAAGATGAAATCCAAAAAGCCCTCCAGCGCAAAGTTCAATTGAAGTCCGGCGGTCATTTAGTGTTTGACCAAACCGAGGCGATGACCACCATCGATGTCAATACCGGGGCGTTTGTCGGGGGACGCAATCTTGAAGAAACCATCTTCAAGACCAACATGGAGGCCGCCCAGACCATTGCCAGGCAACTGCGCCTGCGCAATCTGGGCGGCATCATTATCATTGACTTCATCGATATGCAGGACGAGGAGCACCGCAAGCAAGTGCTCAAGGCTCTGGAAAAAAGCCTGGAAAAAGATCACGCCAAAAACACCATCAGCGAAGTCTCCATTTTGGGACTGGTGGAAATGACCCGCAAGCGCACCCGGGAAAGCCTGGAACATATTCTCTGCGAGCCCTGTCCCAGTTGCGGCGGCCGGGGCGTTCTCAAAACCGCGGAAACCACGTGCCTGGAAATATTCCGGGAAATTATCCGCGAGGTTCGGCTGTATGAAGTCCAGTCCTTGCTGGTCTTGGCCTCCAATGAAGTTGTCGAAAGATTGCTGGATGAAGAAGCCACTACCCTGGCGGAACTGGAAAAGTTTTTAAAAATCCGCATCCGCTTCCGGGCGGAACCACAATATAATCAAGAGCAATACGACGTCGTCTTACTTTGA
- a CDS encoding septum formation protein Maf: MTKPSILLASASPRRRELLAQIGVSFKTVVTDIDETPLPNEDPLDFVIRLAREKAKAGQAHNPDQIPVLGADTIVVVDNEILGKPRDRKHAITMLQRLSGRTHRVLSAVCLDTDKKQRCQLSESQVHFRPMSEDEIIAYWQTGEPADKAGAYAIQGKGAIFVKRIEGSYSGVMGLPLFETANLLQQAGIQLL; encoded by the coding sequence ATGACCAAGCCCAGTATCTTATTAGCCTCTGCCTCCCCCAGGCGCCGAGAACTCTTGGCCCAAATTGGCGTCTCTTTTAAAACTGTGGTAACGGATATCGACGAAACCCCATTGCCAAACGAAGACCCCCTGGATTTTGTGATTCGTTTGGCAAGAGAAAAAGCCAAAGCGGGGCAAGCGCACAATCCCGATCAAATCCCCGTGCTTGGAGCGGATACGATTGTGGTGGTGGACAACGAGATTCTTGGTAAACCCCGGGACCGGAAACACGCGATCACCATGCTGCAAAGGTTGTCCGGGAGAACCCATCGGGTATTGAGCGCCGTATGCCTGGATACCGATAAAAAACAACGCTGCCAATTGAGTGAAAGCCAAGTACACTTCCGGCCTATGTCAGAAGATGAAATAATAGCCTACTGGCAAACCGGAGAACCTGCCGATAAGGCAGGCGCGTATGCTATCCAGGGAAAGGGCGCGATATTTGTCAAACGCATCGAAGGCAGCTACTCAGGCGTGATGGGGCTGCCGCTTTTTGAAACCGCAAATTTACTACAACAAGCCGGCATCCAACTTTTATGA
- a CDS encoding 23S rRNA (pseudouridine(1915)-N(3))-methyltransferase RlmH: MRIHLIAMGNRMPEWIQAGFFEYAKRMPKECRLALKEIPLKKRDKHTDTQRLIEQEGKQMLAAIPPRSRIIALDKDGHQWTTEQLSQQLSCWLQSGLDLALLIGGPEGLAPACLQHAQDKWSLSKMTFPHPLVRIIVAEQLYRAWSLLQGHPYHR, encoded by the coding sequence GTGCGCATTCACCTTATCGCCATGGGTAACCGCATGCCGGAGTGGATTCAGGCAGGTTTTTTCGAATACGCCAAGCGAATGCCCAAAGAATGCCGCCTGGCGCTGAAGGAAATTCCGTTAAAAAAAAGGGACAAACATACCGATACTCAGCGCCTGATTGAACAGGAAGGCAAGCAAATGCTGGCAGCCATACCTCCCCGTAGCCGAATCATTGCCCTGGATAAAGACGGTCACCAATGGACAACAGAGCAATTATCCCAACAGCTTTCCTGCTGGCTGCAAAGCGGCCTTGACCTGGCTTTACTGATTGGCGGGCCGGAGGGGTTGGCACCCGCTTGCCTGCAACATGCCCAAGATAAGTGGAGCCTGTCCAAAATGACATTCCCCCACCCCCTGGTTCGCATCATTGTCGCGGAACAGCTTTACCGCGCCTGGAGTTTGCTGCAAGGTCATCCCTATCACCGTTAA
- a CDS encoding MxaC protein, with amino-acid sequence MPSIDFLAPAWFALLPFTLLPFWRRGQKRFAYPATACLPEDRRSKSLDLFRRFSTFILLTAIVVGLAGPFITEQKIQRTGTGAHIVLTIDRSSSMNENFSGRYMGGAAKETKSAAARQLLLDFVSNRQEDLFAMVSFSTAPAHVLSLTQDREAIKAAIRAIGLRGSGNTNIAPGLAMALEQFRNQPLTGARVILLVSDGAARIDVDTQDRLRQDFQDLDVRLYWIYLRNPNGISLLKPPKRNVSETTTPEYFLHQYFQTLGVPYRAFEAENPESLAQAIAEIDRLENQPLQYEELLPRRDLSNFGYGLALLLGIPLLALKAMEISSWP; translated from the coding sequence ATGCCCTCGATAGACTTTCTCGCCCCTGCTTGGTTTGCCTTACTGCCATTCACCCTGCTTCCCTTTTGGCGCCGTGGGCAAAAGCGGTTTGCCTATCCTGCCACCGCTTGCTTGCCTGAAGATCGCAGGTCAAAGTCTCTCGACCTTTTTCGGCGTTTCTCCACTTTCATTTTATTGACCGCAATAGTCGTTGGCCTCGCCGGTCCCTTCATTACCGAACAAAAGATACAACGCACCGGCACAGGCGCTCATATCGTTTTAACCATCGACCGCAGCAGCAGCATGAATGAAAATTTTTCCGGCCGTTACATGGGAGGGGCGGCCAAGGAAACCAAGAGCGCCGCCGCCCGGCAATTGTTATTGGATTTTGTATCCAACCGACAAGAAGATTTGTTCGCCATGGTCTCCTTCAGTACCGCCCCCGCTCATGTTTTGTCCCTTACCCAAGACCGGGAAGCGATTAAAGCCGCCATTCGGGCCATTGGCCTGCGCGGCAGCGGCAATACCAATATTGCTCCGGGACTGGCCATGGCGCTCGAGCAGTTCCGCAATCAACCACTCACTGGCGCCCGGGTCATTCTGTTGGTTTCTGACGGCGCCGCCCGGATTGATGTCGATACCCAAGACCGCCTGCGCCAGGATTTTCAGGACCTGGATGTGCGCCTGTATTGGATTTATCTCCGCAACCCCAATGGCATCAGCCTTCTGAAACCGCCAAAGCGAAATGTGTCGGAGACAACAACACCAGAGTATTTTCTTCATCAATATTTCCAAACCCTGGGTGTTCCCTATCGCGCTTTTGAGGCAGAAAATCCTGAAAGCCTGGCCCAGGCAATAGCGGAAATTGACCGGCTGGAAAATCAACCCTTACAGTATGAAGAACTTCTGCCACGCCGTGATCTGTCCAATTTTGGCTATGGGCTTGCGTTATTGCTAGGCATTCCATTGCTGGCGTTAAAAGCCATGGAGATCTCATCATGGCCTTAA